Proteins from a genomic interval of Caldicellulosiruptor diazotrophicus:
- a CDS encoding molybdenum cofactor guanylyltransferase: MKNLFILAGGKSKRLGFNKLHLKIGNQSVIQLIDKSIGGLFDKKFIVIKNGYPEFEGFEVVKDRFEIDAPVAGVLTSLMVSMTDKNFIIACDMPFAKKELVEYMFGFDGYDAIVPYYNSYFEPLFCVYSKSFLEKGLDFINKGIFSLSAILQNSNVKKIELNEILRFDPYLESFKNINTQSDLEEANERFRRVLSSQV; this comes from the coding sequence ATGAAAAATTTATTTATTTTGGCGGGTGGAAAGTCAAAAAGGCTTGGATTTAACAAATTACATCTTAAGATTGGTAATCAAAGTGTTATACAGTTAATAGACAAGAGTATAGGTGGCCTTTTTGACAAAAAGTTTATTGTGATAAAAAACGGGTATCCAGAATTTGAAGGATTTGAAGTAGTAAAAGATAGATTTGAAATAGATGCGCCTGTTGCAGGAGTCTTAACAAGTTTAATGGTAAGCATGACAGACAAGAATTTTATAATAGCATGCGACATGCCGTTTGCCAAAAAAGAACTTGTAGAGTACATGTTTGGGTTTGATGGGTACGATGCAATTGTTCCTTATTATAATAGTTATTTTGAGCCTCTTTTTTGTGTATATAGCAAATCATTTTTGGAAAAAGGATTGGATTTTATAAACAAGGGTATATTTTCTCTTTCTGCTATTTTACAAAATTCAAATGTAAAGAAGATTGAGCTTAACGAAATTTTGAGATTCGATCCTTATCTTGAAAGTTTTAAAAACATAAATACTCAATC